The following nucleotide sequence is from Paeniglutamicibacter kerguelensis.
TGCTGTGCCGGTTGCTGTGTTTCCAGCGCCGAAACGCTGAGCCCGCCATTTACCCAGCCAAGGACGAGCGTGCCGTGCTCGTCGGTGCGCAGCGCCGGCACGCCCCTTTGCTGCAGGGCCCCGGTGATGTCCGGGCTCGGATGCCCGTACGTGTTGTCCTTCCCCACGCTGATCAGCGCCACCAGGGGGCGCGCAACCTCGATGATTTCGGTGCCGCCGTTGGCCGCCCCGTGGTGTGCGATCTTCAAGATGTCGGCCTGTTGCACGGCCCCGGAGGCCAGCAGCGTGCCCATCGGCGTTTCCTGCATGTCGCCGGTCGCCAACATTGAAACAACCCGGTTGCTTCCGGGCACCTGCATTTCGAAGCGAATGACCAGTGAGGCATCATTTTCATCCAACTTGGCATCCGTGCGGCTTGGTGCCAGAACCCGCCAACTCACCGTCCCGGCGTTGCCATGGTCTCCGGAAACCAATTGATCGCCCTTGAGCCCGTTGACTTCCGGCGGCTTCGCCGGGTCATCGAGCACCGAATAGAACAGCTGCCCCACCTGACGATTTCGCCCGGCTCCGGCGATCCCTCCGTCATGGTCGGCATGTTGGTGCGTGATGAAGACCGCGGCGATCTTCTCGACGCGCAGGCGGCGCAGGCAGGCATCGATGTCTGGCGGTTCCCTTCCGGTGTCAACGACAATCGCCCCGGCCGCCCCGGCATTGAGCACCAGTCCGTCGCCCTGGCCCACGTCGCAGGCCACCACCAGCCATGCCACGGCCGGTGCCGGAACCAGAGCCGTCACGGGAAGGGTGAGGCCCAGAAGCAACCCCGTTGCCACGGCTTGGACCCCCATGGGGATCCGCGACCGCCAGGTTCCGGGACGCTCCGGCGCATAGCCCAGCGAGAAGAAAACGGCGATAAACAACATCCAGGCCAGGGCGACGCCCAGGACGCCCGCGGGCCAAGGCCTCAGCGCGCCCGGCAATTCCGCCACCCACATTCCGACAAGTCCAACTCCGGCCGCCGGAATGCCGGCGGCCCAGATCAACAGTGCGCCAAGCGGTGCCGAGAACAGGAGCACCACGATGCCCACTGTGCCCATGATGGTGATCCATGGAATGAGCGGGGCAACCAACAGGTTGGCGGGCACCGAGTACAGCGAAAAGGAGGGGCTGAGGGCGACCAACACCGGCAGGCAGGCGATCTGGGCCGCGACGGCGATGGCCGTTCCCTCGGCGAGGAATTGCGGCAGCCACCGTGAGAGCTTGTCGGCAAGCCTGCGCCCGATGAGCACGATCCCCGCCGTGGCCAGTGCGGAGAGCTGGAACGCGGCCTCCCCCGCCAGGTAGGGGTCGATGGCCAGCAACACGACCACCGCAAGGCACAGCGCCGAGAGCCCGTTGCGTCCCCTCGAGGAGCGCACCGAGAGCGCGGCAATGGCTCCCATGACGGCCGCGCGCAACACGCTGGGCTCGTAGCCGACCAACAGCACGAACCCGTAAAGGGCGGCAATTCCCAAAAACAGGGTCATCAATCTCGGCGCGCCGAAGAGGCGACACGAGGCAAAGACCGCGCCGAGCACCATGGCGCAGTTTGCCCCGCTGACGGCACTCAGGTGCGACAACCCCGCGGCCTTCATGGCGTCGGAGAGTTCCTGGCCTTGGCCGCCGCGATCCCCGTACACCATCGCAGGAAGCAGCGCCCGCCCCGGCTCGGGCAGCGCCATCGCGTGCTGTTGGAACTTTTGGCGCATGTGTTCGGCAACGGTTGGTGGGTTGTCGGTCCCCAAGAGCGCTAACGGGGCCACCGCCGTGAGCCGGAAACGGCTGCGCTGCCCGGCCGGTGCCGGCGTGATGCGGGCCAGCACCTCCACATGGGTGCCGCGCGTGGGCGCCGTGCCGACCGGGGCCAGCGATTCTCCGTAGTCCAGAGTGGCTTGAGCATCGGCAGGGAGCCACATGTCACCGCTGCGCATCGACCCGGCGCGTGCCTCAATCTGGTAGCGGGTGTGCCCAGGGGCATCTTGGGAAAACTTGTCGGCCACGAGGGCTGCTCTCGGAGTGCCTGCCAGCTCGACCCGGAGCCGGACGACAGCAGAGTCTTCGGCGGCCTGGCGAAGCGGTTCGGGCACGGTGGTTGCCCCGCTGAGCGCGAGGTTCGCCAGCACCAGGCCGGCCGCTGCGCACATCAGCGCGGGTGCCGCGAATACCGGGGCGGTGTCCCCGCCGAACAGGGCGTGCCTGGTACGCAGCAGCAACAGCACGCCGAGCCCGGACAAGCCCAGGACCAGGAGCGCCACCCATCCCTGCTGCGGCACGGTCAGGCGCACCCCCACAAGCGCGGCGGCCCAGGCCCCGATCAGGCACCACAGTCCGCGCAGGTCCAACCTGAGCGGCTCTTCCTCGGCAGCGACCGCATTGGGCTTGCGGCCGGCGTGCGCGGCCATCTGCCGCCACAACCGGCTTGGCAACGAACGCCACAGGGGTCCGCCCGCGGCGCCCCGGCTCACTGGAAGTCCACCTTTTGGCGCAATGTTGCCAGCATTGCCGGACCGATGCCGCTGACGGCATCAAGTTCGGCGAGGTTCTTGAATGCACCGTTGGATTGCCGGAAGTCGATGATGCGTTTGGCCAGCGCGGGGCCGATGCCGGGCAGCGCTTCAAGTTCCGCACTGGTGGCGGTGTTGATGTTCAGCATGCCGCCCGGAGCGCCGGCGTTTGGGGCCGCCGCATCGGGCGCTTGGACCGCGGGAACTGAGCGCTCGCCACGGAGCGGAATGCGAAGCTGCTGCCCGTCAATGACTTCGGCCGCCAAGTTGATGGCCTCCGGCGCCGCGTTCTTGTGCAATCCGCCGGCGCGGTTGACCGCGTCCAGCACGCGGGAGCCCAGCGGTAACTCGTACACGCCCGGTTTCTTGACCGCTCCGATGACGTGGACGACGACGCTGGCACCGGCACCCTCGCTTCCGGTCGTCGGCGATTGCCCGCTTTGTTCACTCGGATCTTGTTCGACGGTTCTCTTTTCTGCCGGCACGGAGCTTCCGTCGACGGCCAACGGCACGGATTGGATCTGTTTCGGGCTGCCCGGCGGCGGGTTGAAAACGATGGATACCGAGATCCAGCTCAGCGCACCGATGACCAGAACGATGACTGCGGACCTGCCGACAAGAACGCGTAGGCGACCCGGTGCCTGCGCCAGGTTTGGGGCGGCCGCACGTTCCGCCCAATCGTGTCTGCCCATGCCATCAGTTCAACGCATTGCTCCGGTCTTGGGTCACTCCCCCGGCCAAGGTGTGGAGAACTCCAAGGTCGGACCGATGCAAACGCGCGTGGAATGCCGCCCGCAAGTCACCCGTTCATCACTATTCCGGCAAACGTCCATTCAACCCACATCGTCAACCAGTGCCCCGACGCCACTTTGCCGTGCAAACACGGGTGCGTGTTTGCACGGCAAAGTGGGCCATCGTCTGCACTGCCGGGATTCGGCCACGCGTTCGCTGCGGTCGGATTGCGGCTGGCTTCATGCGCTTTCAGCTCAGGTCGTACTCGCGGTAGGCATGGCCGTCAAGGGCGTGGATGACGATGTGGGCCGGGTGCGTGCCGGCTTCCTCGTGGGCCGCGGCAACCGCTTCTTTAACGGTGTGGAAGTGCGTATGCTTGCTGGTCCGGACCTTGTGCAGGTCCCACTTCTTGTTATCCTCGCCTTCGACGGGCATCACGCGATAGACCCAAGGCTTCACAGTCTTCTGCTCAGCCGGTTCTGCGGACATGGCATCCTCCTGGAGGTTGTTCCATAAATATTGTCCGGTCCCCGCCACACGGCCACGTTCACCGTGGCGCAGGCCCTATACACAGTGGACACCTGCCGCTGGTCAAAAGCAATAACGAGCGACCCGAAAATCGACTCCCACTGGCGGGTTCGGCTCGTCGCCGGTACTGCACGGACGGATGCCGGAACTCGGGCGAAAGAGGCCACAAACCATCGCCGGATGCCGCCGGCGGCTCCCCCGTCGTTGACACCTCGTGCACGCGGTTCTACCTTCTGTCGTAAGGGAACGGCCCTTGGAGCGCAGCCGGTCCGCGTATAGCCGCGGGTGTACGGCGGCGTCCCCGTGCAGGGAGGCCAACCCGGGGCCCCGGCAGGAGGGGACAAATGGAACGCCGCATGACTTCACATGAACGGGTGGTCCTGTGGGTGGCGATCCTGGCCTCCTTCGTGGCGTTTCTCGACGGGTCGATCGTCAACGTGGCGTTGCCGGCCATCGCCTCGGACCTCGGCGGCGGACTGGCCCTCCAGCAGTGGGTGCTTGACGGTTATCTGCTGACCCTCGGCTCGCTGATCCTTGTGGCAGGCGCCCTCTCCGATGCATACGGCCGCGTCCGGGTGCTGCGGACCGGGCTGCTGCTGTTCGGCGCGGCTTCCCTTCTGTGCGCCATGGCGCCCTCGGGCCCGGTGCTGGTTGTGGCGCGGCTGCTCCAGGGCGCCGCGGCGGCCCTGCTGGTGCCCAGTTCGCTGGCGCTGATCACCTCCACCTTCAAGGAGGAGCCCCGTGCCAGGGCCATCGGCCTGTGGACGGGGTGGACCGGCACGGCATTCATCGTCGGCCCGCTGCTTGGCGGGGTGCTGGTCGACACCATCGGCTGGCGCTGGGTCTTTGGCATCAACGTGGTGCCGATCGCCGCGACCATGGCGCTGCTGGCCAGGCTGCACGACCCGGCGCACGGGACCGGGGGCGCCCACGTCGATATCCCGGGCGCACTGCTTGCGGCACTCGGTCTGGCGGGAACCGTCTTTGCGTTGATCATGCAGGGCACGCTGGGCTGGAACAGCCCGCTGGTGCTGGTGCCCTTCGTCGCGGGGCTGGTTTGCCTGGCCGGCTTCATCTGGTGGCAGGCGCGCGCCAAACACCCCATGATGCCGCTGGGGCTGTTCCGGATCCGGAACTTCGGCGTCGGCAACCTTGCCACGGCCTCGATCTACGCCGGCCTGTCGCTGGGGATGTTCATCATCCCGATTTTCCTGCAGGAGGTTGCCGGGTTCTCCGCCCTGGCCGCGGGTTTGGCCACGCTCCCGCTGACCATCATGTCGCTGAGCTTC
It contains:
- a CDS encoding ComEA family DNA-binding protein is translated as MGRHDWAERAAAPNLAQAPGRLRVLVGRSAVIVLVIGALSWISVSIVFNPPPGSPKQIQSVPLAVDGSSVPAEKRTVEQDPSEQSGQSPTTGSEGAGASVVVHVIGAVKKPGVYELPLGSRVLDAVNRAGGLHKNAAPEAINLAAEVIDGQQLRIPLRGERSVPAVQAPDAAAPNAGAPGGMLNINTATSAELEALPGIGPALAKRIIDFRQSNGAFKNLAELDAVSGIGPAMLATLRQKVDFQ
- the holA gene encoding DNA polymerase III subunit delta codes for the protein MSRGAAGGPLWRSLPSRLWRQMAAHAGRKPNAVAAEEEPLRLDLRGLWCLIGAWAAALVGVRLTVPQQGWVALLVLGLSGLGVLLLLRTRHALFGGDTAPVFAAPALMCAAAGLVLANLALSGATTVPEPLRQAAEDSAVVRLRVELAGTPRAALVADKFSQDAPGHTRYQIEARAGSMRSGDMWLPADAQATLDYGESLAPVGTAPTRGTHVEVLARITPAPAGQRSRFRLTAVAPLALLGTDNPPTVAEHMRQKFQQHAMALPEPGRALLPAMVYGDRGGQGQELSDAMKAAGLSHLSAVSGANCAMVLGAVFASCRLFGAPRLMTLFLGIAALYGFVLLVGYEPSVLRAAVMGAIAALSVRSSRGRNGLSALCLAVVVLLAIDPYLAGEAAFQLSALATAGIVLIGRRLADKLSRWLPQFLAEGTAIAVAAQIACLPVLVALSPSFSLYSVPANLLVAPLIPWITIMGTVGIVVLLFSAPLGALLIWAAGIPAAGVGLVGMWVAELPGALRPWPAGVLGVALAWMLFIAVFFSLGYAPERPGTWRSRIPMGVQAVATGLLLGLTLPVTALVPAPAVAWLVVACDVGQGDGLVLNAGAAGAIVVDTGREPPDIDACLRRLRVEKIAAVFITHQHADHDGGIAGAGRNRQVGQLFYSVLDDPAKPPEVNGLKGDQLVSGDHGNAGTVSWRVLAPSRTDAKLDENDASLVIRFEMQVPGSNRVVSMLATGDMQETPMGTLLASGAVQQADILKIAHHGAANGGTEIIEVARPLVALISVGKDNTYGHPSPDITGALQQRGVPALRTDEHGTLVLGWVNGGLSVSALETQQPAQQFGMETRPKIPNAGVADSIYGVLHSLRKGSVMAAARGTTKSAGISWRDVSPAAIILLQGSEELLASRSFEKVRATLRAGAEVELTRFEANSYERGELLLASSPSLFSETKLIEVRQLANMNEDFLNDALEYAKAPAPNTTLIMHHGGGVRGKKLLDALKAAGVVIVDCQPLKKDAEKIDFVTQEFKAAKRRLSPEAARALVAALGSDLSELSAACSQLLQDTTGAIDQDVVDKYYGGRVEATGFKVADAAMMGRADVALSTLRHALATGTDPVPIVATLAMKLRQVAKVAGVRKSAGQLASELGMPPWQVQQAQEQARYWSADDLGRCIRLVAEADAQVKGASRDPEYAVERAVTQIALAARR
- a CDS encoding DUF2188 domain-containing protein; this encodes MSAEPAEQKTVKPWVYRVMPVEGEDNKKWDLHKVRTSKHTHFHTVKEAVAAAHEEAGTHPAHIVIHALDGHAYREYDLS
- a CDS encoding MFS transporter, with translation MTSHERVVLWVAILASFVAFLDGSIVNVALPAIASDLGGGLALQQWVLDGYLLTLGSLILVAGALSDAYGRVRVLRTGLLLFGAASLLCAMAPSGPVLVVARLLQGAAAALLVPSSLALITSTFKEEPRARAIGLWTGWTGTAFIVGPLLGGVLVDTIGWRWVFGINVVPIAATMALLARLHDPAHGTGGAHVDIPGALLAALGLAGTVFALIMQGTLGWNSPLVLVPFVAGLVCLAGFIWWQARAKHPMMPLGLFRIRNFGVGNLATASIYAGLSLGMFIIPIFLQEVAGFSALAAGLATLPLTIMSLSFSALFGTLAGKHGPRLFMALGPLLAGCGFLLMLTSREPLDYWWQILPGVVLFGLGLSVTVAPLTAAVLGSIAADRSGIGSAINNAVARVAGLVSVAATGTIVGATLDYASFHRVLLVTAALLFAGSAISAIGIRNLPVPAPPVAPEAAAACHDRNVNGGTKP